Proteins from one Synergistaceae bacterium genomic window:
- a CDS encoding isoprenylcysteine carboxylmethyltransferase family protein: protein MRKNNFGDAVFRCRGIAWGVFAVIALIFPYEYNLLRLILGSFFLVAGQAFRFWAAGYIPNYRTSTIGAPKLVVWGPYKWIRNPLYLGNFVMGLGWTLMLGWPCVLAFSVAFLTLYMIIVIPAEESFLESKFGEVYLEYRKNVPSFFPLKLMPYKNENSAESSFDRSVAWNGEVYSLRMNILITVAVLFKLFLVK from the coding sequence GTGAGAAAAAATAATTTCGGAGATGCTGTTTTTAGATGCAGAGGTATAGCATGGGGAGTTTTTGCTGTTATAGCACTAATCTTTCCGTATGAATATAATCTTTTGAGATTGATTTTAGGTTCATTTTTTCTTGTTGCTGGGCAAGCATTTAGATTTTGGGCGGCAGGCTATATTCCCAACTACAGGACAAGCACTATAGGAGCACCTAAGCTAGTCGTTTGGGGACCGTATAAATGGATTCGCAATCCTCTTTATTTAGGGAATTTTGTGATGGGTCTTGGCTGGACATTAATGTTGGGCTGGCCCTGTGTACTTGCTTTTTCAGTTGCATTTCTTACTCTTTATATGATAATTGTCATTCCCGCCGAAGAAAGTTTTTTGGAATCAAAGTTTGGTGAGGTGTATTTAGAATACAGAAAAAATGTTCCCTCTTTCTTTCCTTTAAAATTAATGCCATACAAAAATGAGAATTCTGCTGAATCTAGTTTTGACAGAAGTGTGGCTTGGAACGGAGAAGTTTATTCTTTAAGAATGAATATTCTTATCACAGTAGCAGTTTTGTTTAAGCTATTTCTCGTCAAATAA